ACGGAATCAAAGCGATCAAATTGAATGAAGATGACGAACTCGTAACGGCAAGAATTTCAGATTCTGAAACTAAATTTGTATCAATTTTCACAGATAAATCACAAGCTATTCGTTTTGAAATTGGAAAAACTCGAGACCAAGGTCGAGATACAAGAGGTGTTACTGGAATTAAATTCAAAAAAGATGGTGATTTTGTTGTTGATGGAATTTTGCTGAAAAATGAAGAGCAGGAAATTCTCACGGTTTCAGAAAATGGACTTGGAAAAAGAAGTTCAACATCCGAATTTAGATTGACAAATCGAGCTAGAAGTGGAGTTATTGCAATGAAACTTTCTGACCGAGCGGGAAGAAGCTTAATTGGTGCAGTTGTTGTTGAAGAAGATAAAGATTTGATGATTTTGACAGAAAGCGGAAAACTAATCCGACTCTCTTTTGAAAATATCAAGACACAATCTCGAAATACTTCAGGTGTGATTTTAGTGAGCGGAGACAAAGTTTTAACGATTTCCAAATCACCAAAAGAAGCAGTTGAAGAAGAAAACGAAGAGGTTGTAAATCCAGATTAGAATTTTTGTTTAAGTTTAAAAATCGAAACTAACTCATTTTCTGCAAATAGATTTACAATTTCTAAATTTGCAGAAGTGAATAATTTATAGAATTCCTCTTTTTTTCTCTCTCTGCCTCCAAGAAAATTTAGGAGGTGAAAAGAGAGAGTTACTCCTTTGTCTTCATCTTTTTCTGGGACAAGAGTTTCAAAAACAAAAAGCGAACTATTTTCACTCATATTTTCTGAAATCTTTGAAAGAATTTCAATTGAATCTTTATCATTCCAATCATGCAAAATTCGACTTAAAATAAAAACATCTGCATCTATTTTAAAAGGTTTAAAAAAGTCTATTTCTTCAAATTTATATTGAAAATTATCTGGTTTAAATTTATCACAAAGAATAGGTTCTATGTTTGGAAATTTATCCTTGAGTAATTTTAAAAGATTTCCACTTCCTCCTCCAATATCTGCAATTTTTTCATTTTTTAGATCAAAGTAATTTATAAGAATTGAGTAATCAAAAGAGTAAAAACCATAAACTTTTTTTGATAAATCACTGTTATATTCATTTTTCTGTGAAGAACTCCGCCCTAAAGGACGGAGCTTCCTAGAAACTCCAGACTACTGTCCAGATATTATGTAGGCTTAGACGGTACTTCCTACCGCAAGAATATTTTTTGATGCATTCAAATCTGCATTTTCAGAATGTCCGCACTTTAAACATTTAAACTCACTTTGAGTTTTTCTATTTTCTTTGTCAATGTATCCACATTTGCTACATTTTTGAGATGTAAATTTTGGATTTACTTTTTTCATTTATGTTCTCCGATTTGTAAAATTATGCCCCCAAAATATTAGCAAAACTGAAAGAAAAAATTTGGACTTTTTGAAACATATTTTTGCTTAAAATTAAAAAGCGAAAAATAGATAAAATTTCAAAAAGTGGAAAAAAGGATTTCTAAAGTTTGGACAAAGTAAATCCAATTGAACAAATTTGTGAAGATTTAGGAGTAAATCAAAAAAAGTTAGCCGAAATGATGGGCATTACACCAAATAGTTTATCAAATTGGAAAAGTGGAAAACAAAAAATACCATCTTGGAGTCTTAAAATGTTCGACCTATTTAAAATTCAAAAAGAACATGAAGAATTAAAAAGAACACTTTCAAACTTCAAAGTATTTAACTAAAGTTTTATGATATGATTTTATCACCCGAACCAAAAAAAAGCTCTCTAACTC
This genomic window from Thiovulum sp. ES contains:
- a CDS encoding O-methyltransferase (PFAM: O-methyltransferase) gives rise to the protein MHDWNDKDSIEILSKISENMSENSSLFVFETLVPEKDEDKGVTLSFHLLNFLGGRERKKEEFYKLFTSANLEIVNLFAENELVSIFKLKQKF
- a CDS encoding transposase (PFAM: Putative transposase DNA-binding domain), with amino-acid sequence MKKVNPKFTSQKCSKCGYIDKENRKTQSEFKCLKCGHSENADLNASKNILAVGSTV
- a CDS encoding putative transcriptional regulator, translated to MDKVNPIEQICEDLGVNQKKLAEMMGITPNSLSNWKSGKQKIPSWSLKMFDLFKIQKEHEELKRTLSNFKVFN